From the Hordeum vulgare subsp. vulgare chromosome 1H, MorexV3_pseudomolecules_assembly, whole genome shotgun sequence genome, the window GGTTCAAGAACAAATGAAACAAAATCAAGTTGGGAAAGAATGCTGCTAATATATCGAACAGCAAAGCAACTCAAGTCACCCTCTAAAAACTGCTGAGATGCAGCAGTCAGCGGATGTCGCCATATTAACAATTAATTAGTTGATGGACAAGGTTGTGTTAGAGGGAGGGCCTGTACACAAATCAGATGTTGCATCTTTATGAACTACTATATCACACATACTTGATGATTTACATTACAAAATGTATTTCTTCCCTGCCACAGAAGAAGAATACCGACCAGCTAACATTTCTTCTTCTTAACAGTCCAGAGAGTGTGTGTGAGAGTCAGCAGAAAGGTAACATAGTAGCAGAGTGCTCACACTGTCACACAGTGGCCATCTACTGGATCAGGACCATTTTGTGTGTGTGAGAGTCAGCAGAAAAGGTAACATACTAGAAGTAAATTACTAAGAAACCTATTTATGAAGGTCATTACGGTCTGCTTGGTGTACCAATCGATAACATCCAAATAGACAATGGTGATGCAGAAAGATAACATCTCAAGCAGCATGGCTATCTAAGCTCGATAGAAAATCACTTGCTACTAAGAAATAtccatcaatacaaagttcagtTGAATAACCAAGTGAAACCCAGAGGATTATACCTTGCAAGTCTAGTATAATGTCATGAACTGAAGCCAAGCTGAGCCGAGTATTAGCTGCAGACAAATAAATATAAAAGATTCATGAATTTGCATTAataagaaacaaagaaaaaaattGTGTCGTATGGCTGAACATGTGGCTCTTATCCAATCTTGTAGGCAAACCAGAGCTTCAAGTGTCGTTGGGGTCATTCGACTTCGAAAATTTGAGAGGACTCTCTTCCCTGTGCTGAAGGCGGACTCAGATGCCACCGAAGAGGCAGGGCCGCCAAGATATCTGCTGCCATGCGACTCAATGTTGGATATTCAGCTGAGTTCGTCTGCCACCATGCAAGGATATTGAATTGATCACTTCGACGGACGGGTACCTTTGATAAGTATGAATCTAGTTCAGTAgaatccaaatttgttgatcgagcAGTGAGGGTGACATGATGGTCCCAATCAGCCATAGGATCTTCACCATTTACAGCCATGTCATGATCACCTCCTTGTGACATGGGATTTGAGAAACTGTCATTCCATTGGAGGTATTCCTTGAACAACCCTTGAAACACATTTTTTATTTTAGCAATCATTGTTGCAGCTTCATTCCCAAACTCTAGGCCAAATCGAAACTCAATATATTTCAACTTGAATTGTGGGTCCAAAATCACGGGAATACAGAGGCTCAACCATGTCATTTTCCAATACCTTCTGAATTTTCTCTTCATATATTTGACTGTTGTGCCCATCTGAGAATCCTTAAATGCTTTCATGCAATCATCCTTCACTGTTTTTCTGCATATCATTTTGAAATTTGGATTTAGACTAGAAACAAATCTTCTGAATCCATCATACTCCAGCAATGAGAATGCCAACTCATGCAACACGGTCATCCTCATGAGCTCTCGACGTGCTAATGCCTGATTAAAGGTCCAAAGCCCCATTGCAACTCCATCCGGACTCACTATAGAAGCACTCAGCTGCCCAGAAACTCTAAGAACCttcttcctttccttgcatctctTCAAATGTTTGCgcaatgaacttgttccatgtttatGCTCAGCACAAATATTCCTTGCACAATGTTTGCACTCAGCAGCTACAACTATGCCATCAACACGAATAGGCTCATATTCTTTCCACACTTTAGACAAAAACTTTCTTCCTGGTTCAGAAAATGATCCCATGTCAATGATATCAACTCCtccctcttcatcttcttcatcatcttcttcatcatcctcatcttcttctccttcctcttcttcatcatagtCAATATCTTCTTCATCGGCCTCATCTTCCTCAAAATCAACCATAggagtgtcatgtgaacgtcctgCTGAGTAAAGGACACAAGTGTTAACATTGTAGTTAGATAATAACTTATCAACTCTTAAGTTGCATCCTTAGAAAAAGAAAGGTTGAAAATGCTCACCATGATAAGCTTTGCAAATGTTTATCGAAGAAGGAGACAACCCTGGAGGTGGTTGAGCCCTTCTCATTGTCGCACCGGATATCAACGATGAACTGCCACTTCGGTATGCCTCCTGGTCCCCTTCTTGCTCTTCCATGTTTCTGATCATAGAGAAATATAGGATCATTACAAGGACCAACACCCACAAAACTTGAAGAAACTGCAATGTACAAGAAGATGTTCTGCAATGTACAAGAAACTGCAATGTACAAGAAGATGATCATAGAGAAATATAGCATACATCAGCGTAAGCTTTCTGATTACACATGTTCTGTTATAATAGTCAATTAATATTTATCAGATATGCATAAATGTTTCAGGCAATCACAAACAAAAAGTGACTCTTGCTTTTACACAAATGTAGAAACTGTTTCCTGAATGAAAATCCAGAAGTTATGATTTTACACAAAGGCTATTTATTTGTCTCATCTTAGATCCTGGATCAAACTTTTGATGAACTGTTTCTCACTTTTTTTGTTGGTAGACAGCCAGACAGTTTTAATGAGCTGGCTCCTGATCTCCTAGAAAATTCATCAACTGCAGGTTACATTTTGCTGTAACATCAAATGCCTGAACTGTATCAGAGGAATTGCCTGAATAATGTTTGTATCAGGTTATTTTGCTGTAACATCAGATATGCATAATAACTGTATCAGGTTACATTTTGCAGTAACATCAACTCTGCTACTCTGCTAGACAATGCGATTAGGAAGAAAGCACAACAGCCTATCTACCAAATTGACTGCTAGAAATCGTGATTCAACGAGGTCTTGGAATCACGCAGGAGCAGAACATGAGATTCAACTCGGTCTTGGAAGGAAACCATCAAGAAAGTTTTACCTCCGACAAGTTGGAGAGAACGGCGACCGGGATGGCGTGCTCGACGGCGTCCGGGACGACATACTCGAGGCGAAACGCCGGCGACAACAGAGATACTCGGGGGCgtccgacggcgacggcgacggcgacacaGGTGGTCGGGGGCGTCCAGCGTCCGGCTGCGGCACAGGTGGTCGAGGGCGTCCACCGGCAGAGGGCGGCGGCGGAAATGGTCGAGGGCGGCGATGGAGATGGTCAGGGGCGACGACGGAGATGGTCAGGGGCGGCGACAGCACAGGTGGTCGAGGGCGTCCATCGGCCTCAGGGGCAGCTCGACTGCTCGAGTCGGACACGGGCTAGGGTAACCTGGCTGGGTCGACCCGTGTGACCCATTGGGTTGC encodes:
- the LOC123400306 gene encoding zinc finger BED domain-containing protein RICESLEEPER 3-like, which translates into the protein MEEQEGDQEAYRSGSSSLISGATMRRAQPPPGLSPSSINICKAYHGRSHDTPMVDFEEDEADEEDIDYDEEEEGEEDEDDEEDDEEDEEGGVDIIDMGSFSEPGRKFLSKVWKEYEPIRVDGIVVAAECKHCARNICAEHKHGTSSLRKHLKRCKERKKVLRVSGQLSASIVSPDGVAMGLWTFNQALARRELMRMTVLHELAFSLLEYDGFRRFVSSLNPNFKMICRKTVKDDCMKAFKDSQMGTTVKYMKRKFRRYWKMTWLSLCIPVILDPQFKLKYIEFRFGLEFGNEAATMIAKIKNVFQGLFKEYLQWNDSFSNPMSQGGDHDMAVNGEDPMADWDHHVTLTARSTNLDSTELDSYLSKLILGSAWLQFMTLY